From the Oceanicaulis alexandrii DSM 11625 genome, one window contains:
- a CDS encoding aminotransferase class V-fold PLP-dependent enzyme: MTRRSIFSAAAGLSLTGAARALPAVSANPLDAAQDETFWAEVSGLYDVTDEIIHLEHGNWGMMARPVQSAYLAHVETVNRRNSYYARREFWAEARAIKDQIAWTLGCDADEIVLTRNATEALQALIGGYNKLSSGDGVLYADLDYGSMQTAMGWLRERRGADLVTINLPEPATRQGLIDAYEQALIANPHVRLMLLTHLSHRTGLVLPVSEICAMARARQVDVIVDAAHSWGQIDFQAADLGADFIGFNLHKWIGAPLGVGLMYVRKDRIEDIDPFMGEAVRGPGDLSARVHTGTTNFAAILAIPAALDLHAAIGPARKAARLRYLRSLWVDAAREAGFEVLTPDEPGLHAAITSFRAPGQTSPEDNITLARRLLEEHRIFTVHRTGVAQGACVRVTPGVFTSPDDVRALADALPRLI; the protein is encoded by the coding sequence ATGACCCGCCGATCAATCTTCTCCGCCGCCGCCGGCTTGTCTCTGACCGGAGCAGCTCGCGCTTTGCCCGCTGTCAGCGCCAACCCGCTTGACGCCGCGCAAGATGAAACATTCTGGGCTGAAGTATCCGGGCTCTACGATGTCACTGATGAGATCATTCACCTGGAACACGGCAATTGGGGGATGATGGCGCGGCCGGTGCAAAGCGCCTATCTCGCGCATGTGGAGACCGTGAACCGCCGCAATTCCTATTATGCGCGGCGCGAATTCTGGGCCGAGGCGCGCGCCATCAAGGACCAGATCGCCTGGACTCTGGGCTGTGACGCGGACGAAATCGTCCTGACTCGCAACGCCACCGAAGCGCTGCAAGCGTTGATCGGCGGCTATAACAAACTCTCATCGGGCGATGGCGTGCTGTACGCGGATCTCGATTACGGCTCCATGCAGACCGCCATGGGCTGGCTGCGCGAGCGGCGCGGCGCGGATCTTGTGACTATCAACCTGCCCGAACCCGCCACGCGCCAGGGCCTGATCGACGCCTATGAACAGGCGCTGATCGCCAATCCGCACGTTCGCCTGATGCTGCTCACCCATCTCAGCCATCGCACCGGGCTGGTCCTGCCGGTGTCTGAGATTTGCGCCATGGCGCGCGCCCGGCAGGTGGATGTGATTGTGGATGCGGCCCATTCCTGGGGGCAGATCGACTTTCAGGCCGCTGATCTTGGCGCTGATTTCATCGGCTTCAACCTGCACAAATGGATCGGCGCGCCGCTGGGCGTCGGCCTGATGTATGTGCGCAAAGACCGGATCGAGGATATTGATCCGTTCATGGGCGAAGCCGTGCGCGGCCCCGGCGACCTGTCGGCGCGCGTCCACACCGGAACGACCAATTTCGCCGCCATTCTCGCCATTCCTGCAGCCCTCGATCTGCACGCCGCCATTGGCCCGGCGCGCAAGGCGGCGCGTCTGAGATATCTGCGCAGCCTCTGGGTGGACGCCGCGCGGGAGGCGGGGTTTGAGGTGCTCACCCCTGATGAGCCGGGGCTGCACGCCGCCATCACCTCGTTCAGAGCGCCCGGCCAAACAAGCCCTGAAGACAATATCACCCTGGCGCGCCGCCTGCTGGAGGAGCACCGGATCTTCACCGTCCATCGCACAGGCGTCGCCCAAGGGGCGTGCGTGCGCGTGACGCCGGGCGTCTTCACATCACCAGACGATGTGCGCGCGCTGGCGGACGCCCTGCCGCGACTGATCTGA
- the gshB gene encoding glutathione synthase has translation MLTIAFQMDPITGVDVNADSTFDIALEAFGRGHEIWVYEPKDLSLENGKVRAMAQRVKTLERVQGAHVTLSEPEGLDLHGVDAIFLRQDPPFDMSYITTTHMLEHVMDQVLVVNDPRHVRDAPEKLFVTHFEGVMPPTLITSSEKDIRDFFERHNRDIVVKPLFGNGGAGVFRIRETAENLASLVELFQQLSRDPLMVQAFVPDVRNGDKRVILVDGEPVGAINRVPAEGEVRANMHVGGKAVKSDLTERDLEICRIIGPELKRRGLVFVGIDVIGDYLTEINVTSPTGIQELRRFSGVDVSALLIDWVEAKRA, from the coding sequence ATGCTGACGATTGCTTTCCAGATGGACCCGATCACCGGTGTCGATGTGAACGCGGACTCCACCTTCGACATTGCGCTGGAGGCGTTCGGGCGCGGCCATGAAATCTGGGTGTATGAGCCGAAGGATCTCAGCCTTGAGAACGGCAAGGTCCGCGCCATGGCGCAGCGGGTGAAAACGCTGGAGCGGGTGCAAGGCGCGCATGTGACTCTGTCAGAGCCTGAAGGGCTGGATCTGCATGGGGTGGACGCGATCTTCCTGCGTCAGGACCCGCCTTTTGACATGAGCTATATCACCACCACCCACATGCTTGAGCATGTCATGGACCAGGTGCTGGTGGTCAATGATCCGCGTCATGTGCGCGATGCGCCGGAAAAACTCTTCGTCACCCATTTTGAAGGTGTCATGCCGCCCACCCTGATCACGTCCTCGGAAAAGGATATCCGCGACTTCTTCGAGCGCCATAATCGCGACATCGTGGTCAAGCCGCTGTTCGGCAATGGCGGGGCGGGAGTGTTCCGCATTCGCGAGACGGCGGAGAACCTCGCCTCGCTGGTGGAATTGTTCCAGCAACTCAGCCGCGACCCCTTGATGGTCCAGGCCTTTGTTCCCGATGTCCGCAATGGCGACAAGCGCGTCATCCTGGTGGATGGCGAACCGGTGGGCGCGATCAACCGCGTGCCGGCCGAGGGCGAGGTGCGCGCCAACATGCATGTGGGCGGCAAGGCGGTGAAGTCCGACCTCACCGAGCGCGATCTTGAGATTTGCCGCATCATCGGCCCGGAGCTGAAACGCCGCGGCCTGGTCTTTGTCGGCATTGACGTGATCGGCGATTATCTGACCGAGATCAACGTCACCTCGCCGACCGGCATCCAGGAATTGCGCCGCTTTTCCGGCGTCGACGTGTCAGCGCTTTTGATCGACTGGGTGGAAGCCAAGCGGGCATGA